Proteins co-encoded in one Leptospira montravelensis genomic window:
- a CDS encoding gamma carbonic anhydrase family protein — MIRTFQGHTPSLHPTAWVAPSADVLGKVSIGEESSIWFQCVLRGDVNTITIGKHVNIQDMTLVHVARDLYPVTIGDYVSIGHHATIHGCVLRDHSFVGMGAMLMDDVEIGEWSFVGAGSLVPPGKKIPPGVLVMGSPAKIIRDITDKDREIITRTANNYVKYKENYRTEGIGGTSLS; from the coding sequence ATGATCCGAACGTTTCAAGGCCATACACCTTCCCTCCACCCAACGGCCTGGGTGGCACCCTCCGCTGATGTACTGGGAAAGGTCAGTATTGGGGAAGAGTCCTCGATTTGGTTCCAATGTGTGTTACGAGGTGACGTAAATACCATTACCATTGGCAAACATGTGAACATCCAAGACATGACTCTCGTACATGTGGCAAGAGATTTGTATCCTGTCACCATTGGAGATTATGTATCTATAGGCCACCATGCGACCATCCACGGTTGTGTTTTGCGGGATCATAGTTTTGTGGGGATGGGCGCGATGCTTATGGACGATGTCGAGATCGGGGAATGGTCTTTTGTGGGCGCGGGATCTCTCGTTCCTCCGGGAAAAAAAATTCCACCGGGAGTTCTTGTGATGGGAAGCCCCGCCAAAATCATCCGAGACATCACAGACAAAGACCGCGAGATCATCACCCGCACCGCAAACAACTATGTGAAGTACAAAGAAAATTATCGGACGGAAGGAATTGGGGGCACATCCCTTTCCTAA